Proteins from a single region of Syntrophales bacterium:
- the holB gene encoding DNA polymerase III subunit delta', translating into MDVGECMSFKDIYGQDKQIAILKSAIESGRVPHSYLFYGAKGVGKKTAAEIFAKALNCSEGKLDSCDRCSSCLKIDHKNHPDVITIEPEGNFIKISAIKGLQHQIKFRPLEGSKRVFIIADADRMNSVSANSLLKTLEEPSSSNILILITARHYLLPATILSRCQQIRFNPIQRETIASFLEEKLALDRESARLLASSSGGSIGNALEMNKDSYLTFKNEIIENISTSNVEDPLKLISFMDSFGKNRKGITEKLEILKSWYRDILVYKETGETESLIHQDRIEIIKSFGEKMAGSDILKSIKTINHAHRAIEQNANKELTLEWMIFKLAEIMTTHA; encoded by the coding sequence ATGGACGTGGGTGAATGCATGTCCTTCAAAGATATTTACGGTCAGGACAAACAGATAGCCATTCTTAAAAGCGCCATTGAAAGTGGGCGCGTCCCCCATTCTTACCTTTTTTACGGAGCAAAAGGCGTAGGAAAAAAAACGGCCGCAGAGATTTTTGCCAAAGCCTTGAACTGTTCGGAAGGCAAACTTGATTCATGCGACAGGTGCTCATCCTGCCTGAAAATAGACCACAAAAATCATCCCGACGTTATAACCATAGAACCCGAAGGAAATTTCATAAAGATAAGTGCCATAAAAGGTCTCCAACACCAGATAAAATTCAGGCCACTTGAAGGGAGTAAGAGGGTTTTCATAATAGCAGACGCCGACAGAATGAACAGCGTTTCTGCCAATTCCCTTCTAAAAACACTCGAAGAACCATCTTCTTCAAATATCTTGATATTGATTACGGCCCGTCACTACCTGCTTCCTGCAACTATACTCTCCCGATGCCAGCAGATAAGATTCAATCCGATACAAAGGGAAACAATTGCCTCATTTCTGGAAGAAAAGTTGGCTCTCGACAGGGAATCTGCCCGTTTACTTGCTTCGTCATCCGGTGGAAGTATAGGAAATGCCCTGGAAATGAATAAGGACTCATACCTGACATTCAAAAATGAGATAATCGAAAATATCTCCACCAGCAATGTCGAAGATCCACTAAAGCTTATATCTTTCATGGACAGCTTTGGGAAAAACAGGAAGGGAATTACAGAGAAGCTTGAAATATTGAAATCCTGGTATAGAGACATACTTGTCTACAAGGAAACGGGTGAAACGGAAAGTCTTATCCATCAAGATCGCATTGAAATAATAAAAAGCTTTGGGGAAAAGATGGCTGGATCGGACATTTTAAAAAGCATAAAAACGATAAATCATGCTCATAGGGCTATAGAGCAGAATGCCAATAAAGAGTTGACTTTAGAGTGGATGATATTTAAACTTGCAGAAATTATGACTACCCATGCATGA
- a CDS encoding class 1 fructose-bisphosphatase, translating into MEDISDATKDFVDLRRHMWMADIETDLRRLIWQIAVTGKYISAKIHESNRKLAGFKNIYGEEQLALDRSADDILQSQLKFSGFVREYASEEQDSVLQVGKGDEKYFVTADPLDGSSLVDTNLAIGTIIGIHDGPVLGEGNIVAAMYITYGPLITMIYSAGKGTHEFVLNKEGEYVLAEENITLKERGSIYGLGGLRRDWTPGHLKFIEYLESEGYKLRYSGGFVPDFNQILIKKGGLFTYPALKGSPKGKLRLIFELQPMAFIITQAGGMATNGKEDILSMKPESLDQRAPIYIGSRFEVEKAKEFLK; encoded by the coding sequence ATGGAAGATATATCTGACGCCACTAAAGATTTTGTTGATTTGCGACGACATATGTGGATGGCCGATATTGAGACAGATCTGCGCAGGCTGATATGGCAAATCGCGGTGACAGGGAAATACATTTCTGCCAAGATTCATGAATCAAACCGAAAACTTGCCGGTTTTAAAAACATTTATGGCGAGGAACAGCTTGCCCTGGATAGGAGTGCTGATGATATACTCCAGAGTCAGCTTAAGTTTTCAGGATTTGTGCGTGAGTATGCCTCAGAAGAACAGGATTCTGTGCTACAGGTAGGAAAGGGTGATGAGAAATATTTTGTGACTGCAGATCCTCTGGACGGATCTTCTCTTGTGGATACCAATCTGGCCATAGGAACAATTATCGGCATTCATGACGGACCTGTTTTAGGCGAAGGCAATATTGTGGCTGCAATGTACATCACTTATGGCCCCCTTATTACAATGATTTATTCTGCAGGTAAGGGAACCCATGAATTCGTTCTCAACAAAGAGGGGGAATATGTTTTAGCAGAAGAGAATATTACCTTAAAAGAGAGAGGGTCTATTTATGGTTTGGGGGGTTTACGAAGGGACTGGACTCCCGGGCATCTGAAATTTATAGAATATCTGGAAAGTGAGGGATACAAACTCCGTTATAGTGGTGGTTTCGTGCCTGACTTTAATCAGATTTTAATTAAAAAGGGAGGACTCTTTACTTATCCTGCCTTGAAGGGAAGTCCAAAGGGGAAATTGCGGCTGATTTTTGAGCTTCAGCCTATGGCATTTATTATAACTCAGGCAGGAGGAATGGCCACAAACGGGAAAGAAGATATCCTGTCAATGAAACCGGAAAGTCTGGATCAGCGGGCACCCATCTATATTGGAAGCCGCTTCGAGGTGGAAAAAGCAAAAGAATTCTTAAAATGA
- a CDS encoding bifunctional riboflavin kinase/FAD synthetase, whose product MKIIKGVNEIIGEFTNSIVTIGNFDGIHLAHQNIFKRVTKEAHDENRKSVVITFNPHPKKVLHPERRPFFLITSLDEKLKLIEDQGIDAVLLIEFSMEFAKITAEEFVKNILWDRLHIKKIFIGHDYVFGRDKGGNEKYLKFLGKKLGFKVTVINAIKVNDTIISSTNARNAILDGNVKLAARFLGRPYNLGGTVIKGHQRGTGIGFPTANIEPDKVLVPGRGVYAIIAEIEGEKHPAVLNIGFNPTFSNDKLSIEAHIIDFEGNIFGKSLDVFFIDRIRDEMKFDGPERLAEQIKRDIVKARGILSPHF is encoded by the coding sequence ATGAAAATTATTAAAGGTGTGAACGAAATAATCGGGGAATTTACTAATTCTATTGTTACCATAGGCAATTTCGACGGTATACACTTGGCCCATCAAAATATATTTAAAAGAGTTACAAAAGAAGCACATGATGAAAATAGAAAGTCAGTCGTAATAACATTTAATCCCCACCCTAAAAAGGTCCTTCATCCGGAAAGGAGGCCGTTTTTTTTAATAACCTCTCTGGATGAGAAACTTAAACTTATAGAAGATCAGGGAATAGATGCCGTCCTCCTGATTGAATTCTCCATGGAGTTTGCCAAAATCACAGCCGAGGAATTCGTAAAGAATATCCTCTGGGATAGACTTCATATAAAAAAGATATTTATCGGGCATGATTATGTCTTTGGAAGGGATAAAGGGGGAAATGAAAAGTACCTCAAGTTCCTCGGCAAAAAGCTGGGATTTAAGGTAACTGTCATTAATGCAATAAAAGTCAATGATACTATAATAAGCAGTACAAACGCGCGGAATGCAATTCTCGACGGCAATGTTAAGCTGGCTGCAAGATTCCTTGGAAGGCCTTACAATCTTGGCGGCACGGTTATAAAAGGCCACCAGCGGGGCACCGGTATTGGTTTTCCCACAGCAAATATAGAACCTGACAAGGTGTTGGTTCCAGGCAGAGGCGTATACGCAATCATTGCAGAAATAGAAGGAGAAAAACATCCGGCCGTCTTAAATATAGGATTTAACCCTACCTTTTCAAATGACAAACTTTCCATAGAAGCCCATATAATTGATTTTGAGGGAAATATATTCGGAAAAAGCCTGGATGTTTTTTTTATTGACAGGATACGGGACGAAATGAAGTTTGATGGTCCTGAAAGACTTGCCGAACAGATTAAAAGGGATATAGTTAAAGCAAGGGGAATCCTGTCGCCCCATTTTTGA
- a CDS encoding 4Fe-4S binding protein, which yields MAYVITDECIACGACEEECPVEAITEGEDKYVINPDLCTECGSCADLCPVEAIVPEEDK from the coding sequence ATGGCTTATGTGATTACTGACGAATGTATCGCCTGTGGTGCCTGTGAGGAGGAATGTCCTGTAGAAGCGATTACTGAGGGAGAGGACAAATATGTAATTAACCCGGATCTTTGTACCGAATGCGGTTCATGTGCTGATCTATGCCCTGTGGAGGCAATTGTGCCCGAAGAAGACAAATAA
- a CDS encoding class II fructose-bisphosphate aldolase, with the protein MIYEKIDQLKKGVEGVLKVEENDVKVLDEAILRGRLIDDLIYSAVFSSCEGTREVAIWLIRRAGVALGVISASIQSLYEAMGRKEVAGFTVPAINLRGITYDSAQAVLRSAVKGNIGPIIFEIARSEIEYTDQRPEEYTAVITAAAIKTGFRGPLFMQGDHFQVNLKKFTQDPAREVEAVKDLIKEGIEGGFYNIDIDTSTLVDLSKPTIKEQQEKNYTIAADMTAMIRDIEPEGITVSVGGEIGEIGSKNSTVEELQAFMDGYLEELSKRGEGLKGISKISVQTGATHGGVPLPDGTVAKVKIDFDTLENISRAARSEYGLSGAVQHGASTLPDEAFDKFLQAGTSEVHLATGFQNIIYDSNSFPAELKERIYNYIKTDLIGERKEKDTEEQFIYKTRKKGFGPFKKEMWSLPSEIRKAIGDELENKFSFMFNKLNVLNTKDVVSKFVKAVDVPLKVPVSLKE; encoded by the coding sequence ATGATTTATGAAAAAATTGACCAGTTGAAAAAAGGTGTTGAAGGTGTATTAAAGGTCGAGGAGAATGATGTCAAGGTATTGGATGAGGCGATACTTCGGGGCAGGTTAATTGACGATCTGATATATTCCGCTGTGTTCAGCTCCTGTGAGGGAACAAGGGAAGTAGCCATCTGGCTCATCAGGCGGGCAGGGGTTGCCCTGGGAGTTATCTCTGCATCCATTCAGTCGCTGTATGAGGCCATGGGTAGAAAAGAAGTGGCAGGTTTCACGGTTCCAGCGATTAATTTGAGGGGGATAACCTATGATTCTGCCCAGGCGGTTTTACGCTCCGCAGTCAAGGGTAATATAGGACCGATTATCTTTGAAATTGCCCGTTCAGAGATCGAATATACTGACCAGCGGCCGGAGGAATATACAGCCGTGATTACTGCCGCTGCCATTAAGACAGGGTTTCGAGGACCACTGTTTATGCAGGGTGACCATTTCCAGGTCAACTTAAAGAAGTTCACCCAGGATCCTGCCAGAGAAGTTGAAGCGGTCAAGGATTTAATAAAGGAAGGGATTGAAGGTGGATTTTATAATATCGATATCGATACCTCCACATTGGTGGATTTGAGCAAGCCCACTATCAAAGAACAGCAGGAAAAAAATTATACCATTGCGGCCGATATGACCGCCATGATCCGGGATATAGAACCTGAGGGAATTACAGTTTCCGTTGGTGGTGAGATCGGGGAGATAGGCAGTAAAAACAGTACCGTTGAAGAGTTGCAGGCTTTCATGGACGGTTATCTGGAAGAATTGAGTAAAAGAGGAGAAGGACTTAAAGGAATCAGTAAGATCAGCGTACAAACCGGAGCCACGCACGGCGGGGTTCCACTCCCGGACGGTACTGTAGCCAAGGTAAAAATTGATTTTGATACCTTGGAGAATATCTCCAGAGCCGCCAGGTCTGAATATGGGCTTTCGGGTGCTGTTCAGCATGGGGCTTCTACTCTTCCTGATGAGGCATTTGATAAATTTCTCCAGGCAGGAACTTCTGAGGTTCATCTGGCAACAGGATTCCAGAATATAATTTATGACAGCAACAGCTTTCCTGCAGAGCTGAAAGAAAGAATCTATAATTACATAAAGACAGACCTGATCGGAGAGCGGAAGGAAAAAGATACGGAAGAGCAGTTCATTTATAAAACCAGAAAGAAAGGATTTGGTCCTTTTAAAAAGGAAATGTGGAGCCTACCCTCGGAAATACGGAAGGCAATCGGAGACGAATTGGAAAACAAATTCTCCTTCATGTTTAACAAGCTGAACGTGTTGAATACGAAAGATGTAGTTAGTAAGTTTGTAAAAGCTGTGGATGTGCCTTTGAAAGTTCCGGTTTCCTTAAAAGAATAA
- a CDS encoding stage 0 sporulation family protein: MKNIVGIKFKEEGKRYSFNAENLQLKKNDRVVVNTDNGLTIGIVVSDVKPTPAHKLPENLKNVIRKTTEEDLKIKEKNQKFEQEAFGFCLAKIREKNLPMKLVNVECLLDKSKTIFYFTAENRVDFRELVKNLVQKFRTRIELRQIGIRNGTRIIGGIGTCGREICCARFLHNFDRVSIKMAKEQNMSLNPEKISGLCGRLMCCLAFEYDMYLDMKKSLPKCGKKVVTSEGQGKVIRQNVFQGKISVEIEDGREIDVDIEDLQ; this comes from the coding sequence TTGAAAAACATTGTCGGTATAAAGTTTAAAGAAGAAGGAAAAAGATACAGCTTCAACGCAGAAAATCTTCAATTAAAGAAGAATGACAGAGTTGTTGTCAATACAGATAACGGTTTGACAATAGGAATTGTCGTGTCAGACGTGAAGCCCACTCCCGCACATAAATTGCCGGAAAATCTTAAAAACGTTATACGCAAAACCACTGAAGAGGATTTGAAAATAAAAGAGAAAAACCAGAAGTTTGAACAAGAGGCCTTCGGGTTTTGCCTTGCAAAGATAAGAGAAAAAAATCTTCCAATGAAGCTGGTTAATGTTGAGTGCCTCCTCGATAAAAGTAAAACCATATTCTATTTTACCGCAGAAAATAGAGTCGATTTCAGGGAACTTGTAAAAAATCTTGTCCAAAAATTCCGGACAAGGATTGAGTTAAGACAAATCGGAATAAGAAATGGAACTCGTATAATCGGTGGTATTGGAACATGCGGCAGGGAGATTTGCTGTGCCAGGTTTCTCCATAATTTTGACCGTGTATCAATAAAGATGGCAAAAGAACAGAATATGTCGCTGAATCCCGAAAAGATTTCAGGACTCTGCGGAAGACTTATGTGTTGTCTTGCATTTGAATATGACATGTATCTCGATATGAAAAAATCTCTCCCAAAATGTGGAAAGAAAGTCGTTACTTCTGAGGGACAGGGTAAGGTAATAAGACAGAATGTTTTTCAAGGGAAAATCTCCGTTGAGATAGAAGATGGAAGAGAAATAGACGTCGATATAGAAGATCTCCAATAA
- the nfi gene encoding deoxyribonuclease V (cleaves DNA at apurinic or apyrimidinic sites), whose amino-acid sequence MKINNLHSWNVTYKEAINIQQTLREKLILDDKNMPDKIRTIAGADISYSRGDNIFFAAVVLLEFPSMEIIEETSFTQRVTFPYIPGLLTFREGPPLLKAFEKLRNIPDVAIFDGQGIAHPRGLGLASHMGLFLDMPTIGCAKTRLAGKYSEVRNEAGDYSWLVLDNRIVGAVLRTRKNVKPVFISQGHKIGLRRAVDIIFSSCTGYKLPEPVRKAHLTVNRMRTKMIAVQQKIA is encoded by the coding sequence ATGAAGATAAATAATCTGCATAGCTGGAATGTAACCTACAAAGAAGCAATTAATATCCAGCAAACTTTGAGAGAAAAGCTGATCCTCGATGACAAAAATATGCCCGATAAAATCAGGACAATTGCCGGAGCAGATATTTCCTATTCGAGAGGGGATAATATTTTCTTTGCTGCCGTAGTACTCCTTGAGTTTCCGTCAATGGAGATTATCGAAGAAACATCATTTACACAAAGAGTTACTTTCCCCTATATCCCCGGTCTCTTAACATTCAGAGAAGGCCCTCCACTTTTGAAGGCATTTGAAAAATTACGAAACATTCCCGATGTTGCAATATTTGACGGACAGGGAATAGCCCACCCGAGGGGTCTGGGGCTGGCTTCACATATGGGGTTGTTCCTCGATATGCCGACGATAGGTTGTGCAAAAACAAGGCTCGCCGGAAAATACAGTGAAGTAAGAAATGAGGCAGGAGATTACTCCTGGCTCGTTCTGGATAACAGAATTGTCGGTGCCGTCTTGCGCACCAGGAAGAATGTAAAACCGGTATTTATCTCCCAGGGACACAAAATTGGACTGCGGAGAGCTGTTGATATAATTTTCTCAAGCTGTACCGGCTATAAACTCCCCGAGCCCGTAAGGAAAGCACATCTGACAGTAAACAGAATGAGAACGAAAATGATTGCTGTTCAGCAAAAAATAGCTTAA
- the tmk gene encoding dTMP kinase → MGFFITFEGIEGCGKTTQIKMGGEYLSSKNIPFIITEEPGGVPLGLEIRKLLLNESSFEICAESEVFLFSAARAQHVRDVILPTLKEKKFVLCDRFSDATIAYQGFGRGLDVHFIQKINETSTGRLKPDMTLLFDTPVEIGLKRAMKRISRIEGVSREDRFEREELIFHKKVREGYLSLARNEPERFRIIDGTKSIDEVHREVCSHMATLIDGRG, encoded by the coding sequence ATGGGATTTTTTATAACTTTTGAGGGAATCGAAGGCTGCGGGAAGACCACCCAGATCAAAATGGGAGGAGAATATCTGAGCAGCAAAAATATCCCCTTTATCATAACCGAAGAACCAGGCGGAGTCCCACTCGGTCTGGAGATCAGGAAACTACTTCTAAATGAATCTTCTTTTGAAATATGTGCGGAATCGGAGGTTTTTCTGTTTTCTGCGGCCAGAGCTCAACATGTAAGGGATGTTATTCTGCCCACCCTTAAAGAGAAAAAATTTGTTTTGTGTGATCGTTTCTCCGATGCCACCATCGCCTACCAGGGATTTGGGCGAGGGTTGGACGTACATTTCATACAGAAGATAAATGAAACTTCAACCGGCCGACTTAAACCGGACATGACACTCCTCTTCGATACCCCTGTAGAGATCGGGCTTAAAAGAGCCATGAAACGGATATCCCGCATTGAAGGCGTCTCCAGGGAGGACCGCTTTGAGAGGGAAGAGTTGATTTTTCACAAGAAGGTCAGGGAGGGGTATCTTTCCCTCGCCAGAAATGAACCCGAAAGATTCAGAATAATAGACGGCACAAAGAGCATCGACGAAGTGCATCGTGAGGTGTGCTCCCATATGGCAACCCTGATAGATGGACGTGGGTGA
- the metG gene encoding methionine--tRNA ligase, with amino-acid sequence MEKTFYITTPIYYVNASPHIGHAYTTIVADVMARFYRMSGYRTFFLTGTDEHGDKIAEAAQHAKETPKAYADKISAQFSALWPQLAITNDYFIRTTDENHIHTVRSILQKVYDAGDIYFGKYEGFYCVGCEQFYKESELIDGKCPDHQTVLEYRKESNYFFKMSKYQDWLIQYIKDNPDFIRPERYKNEVLAFLREPLEDLCISRPKTRLTWGITLPFDEDYVTYVWFDALINYISGLDYPDGEKFKTFWHVSEHLIAKDILKPHGIYWPTMLKAAGIEPYKHLNVHGWWNIDAGKMSKSRGTVVSPMDMKDKYGLDAFRYFLLRDMVFGLDSNFSEENFVQRLNSDLANDLGNLVSRTLAMAVKYCDGKVPDANASQEEDKALIKTAEKTLSEVESSFPKLTFNKALISIWDFINTTNKYIVENEPWSLAKDPNARKRLEAVTYNLLEALRVVAVLIYPFMPDTSEKIMNRIGIEDVQFQDFNSIRNWGGLKSGNSLALGSALFPRVESEKKEEIAERKEKMQEISYEDFQKVEMRVARIIEAEAVPKSDKLLKLKIDIGEEMTIVAGIAKDYKPEDLKGKKVAVIVNLKPVKLMGMESQGMLLTADTDDGLTLLSFDGDAKVGAKIR; translated from the coding sequence ATGGAAAAAACATTTTATATTACAACTCCGATATACTACGTAAACGCCTCACCACATATCGGTCATGCTTACACCACCATAGTTGCCGATGTTATGGCAAGATTCTACCGCATGTCCGGTTACAGGACATTTTTTTTGACCGGTACCGATGAGCATGGGGACAAGATCGCCGAGGCCGCACAACATGCCAAGGAAACCCCTAAGGCATACGCAGATAAAATCAGCGCCCAATTCAGTGCTCTCTGGCCACAGCTGGCAATAACCAATGACTATTTCATCAGAACAACAGACGAAAATCACATTCATACAGTTAGATCAATCTTGCAGAAGGTTTATGATGCCGGAGATATTTATTTCGGAAAATATGAAGGGTTTTATTGCGTCGGTTGTGAACAGTTCTACAAGGAATCAGAACTGATTGATGGCAAATGTCCCGACCATCAGACAGTCCTTGAATACAGGAAAGAAAGCAATTACTTTTTCAAAATGAGTAAATATCAGGACTGGCTGATTCAATATATAAAGGACAATCCGGATTTTATAAGACCGGAAAGATATAAAAATGAAGTCCTTGCCTTCCTGAGGGAACCCTTGGAGGATCTGTGCATATCAAGACCGAAAACACGGCTTACCTGGGGCATAACCCTTCCCTTTGATGAAGATTACGTGACTTATGTCTGGTTTGACGCCCTGATAAATTACATCAGCGGTCTGGACTATCCTGATGGAGAGAAATTCAAGACTTTCTGGCATGTCTCAGAGCACCTGATAGCCAAGGATATCCTGAAACCGCACGGCATTTATTGGCCGACAATGTTAAAAGCAGCGGGCATAGAACCCTATAAACATTTGAATGTACACGGGTGGTGGAATATCGACGCGGGCAAGATGTCCAAAAGCAGGGGAACCGTGGTAAGCCCCATGGACATGAAGGATAAATACGGACTGGATGCATTCAGGTATTTTTTGCTCAGGGATATGGTCTTCGGTCTCGATTCAAATTTCAGTGAGGAGAATTTTGTCCAGAGACTCAACTCAGATCTTGCAAACGACCTGGGGAACCTGGTCAGCAGGACACTTGCAATGGCTGTAAAATACTGCGATGGAAAAGTGCCTGACGCCAACGCCTCTCAAGAAGAAGACAAAGCTCTCATTAAAACGGCAGAAAAAACCCTCTCCGAAGTGGAGTCGTCTTTTCCAAAGCTGACCTTTAATAAGGCATTGATCTCTATCTGGGATTTTATCAACACCACAAATAAATATATTGTAGAGAACGAACCCTGGTCCCTGGCAAAAGACCCCAATGCCCGGAAAAGGCTGGAGGCAGTCACATATAATCTTCTGGAAGCTCTGCGCGTGGTTGCAGTTTTAATATATCCCTTTATGCCCGACACCTCAGAGAAGATAATGAACCGAATCGGGATAGAAGATGTTCAGTTTCAGGATTTTAACAGTATACGCAACTGGGGAGGGCTAAAAAGCGGAAACTCCCTGGCCCTTGGTTCCGCTCTTTTTCCAAGGGTTGAGTCTGAAAAGAAAGAGGAAATTGCCGAAAGGAAAGAAAAGATGCAGGAGATAAGTTATGAAGATTTCCAGAAAGTGGAAATGAGGGTTGCCCGGATAATCGAGGCGGAGGCGGTTCCCAAATCGGACAAATTGCTTAAACTGAAGATCGATATCGGCGAAGAAATGACCATTGTCGCCGGTATTGCTAAAGACTACAAACCGGAAGATTTAAAAGGAAAAAAGGTGGCAGTAATAGTAAACCTGAAACCGGTAAAACTTATGGGTATGGAATCCCAAGGCATGCTCCTGACAGCGGACACAGATGATGGGCTGACTCTTTTGTCTTTTGACGGTGATGCTAAAGTGGGGGCAAAAATAAGATAA
- a CDS encoding efflux RND transporter periplasmic adaptor subunit, producing the protein MNKKYIIIAVVAVAVLIGWQISQKILHSTKPSVRQQNISVAVEVTPVKKATIREVGIYSGTLLPESQFIVAPKITGKLEKIYVDIGDEVKQGQLIALIDDDESVQQVDQARAELDVARANIEEKRSGLNLARREFERAKALREKKIVSESELDAAEAQYKAALAKQKVVVAQVAQKESELKTAQVRLDYTRIRASWQNGSQSRVVSERYVDEGAMLTANAPIASIIDIRTLKAVIHVIERDYPRVRAGQGAVTTTDAYPDRIFTGTIERIAPILKEASRQARVEINVPNPDKLLKPGMFVRVQIEFDRHDNATVVPVNALIKSNGLRSVYLADTEKMRAKLIPVEVGIISGDTAEIVKPAISGFVVTVGQHLLEDDSPITLPEKK; encoded by the coding sequence ATGAATAAAAAGTATATTATTATTGCCGTTGTTGCAGTAGCGGTGCTGATCGGCTGGCAAATTTCTCAAAAAATCCTTCATTCAACGAAACCCTCAGTACGACAGCAAAACATTTCCGTAGCAGTCGAGGTAACGCCCGTCAAGAAGGCGACAATCAGGGAAGTCGGAATTTACTCCGGCACGTTGTTGCCCGAGTCTCAATTCATAGTTGCTCCCAAAATAACTGGGAAGTTGGAAAAGATTTATGTCGACATCGGCGACGAGGTCAAACAGGGCCAGTTGATCGCTCTTATCGATGACGATGAGTCTGTTCAGCAGGTTGATCAGGCGAGGGCCGAACTCGATGTGGCCAGGGCAAACATAGAGGAAAAGCGCAGCGGCCTGAATCTTGCGCGGCGTGAATTTGAGCGGGCGAAAGCCCTTCGGGAAAAGAAAATCGTCTCTGAATCCGAACTCGATGCGGCCGAAGCCCAGTACAAGGCCGCTCTTGCCAAACAAAAGGTCGTAGTGGCTCAGGTTGCCCAGAAGGAGTCGGAGCTGAAAACCGCCCAGGTTCGTCTGGACTATACGCGCATCAGGGCTTCGTGGCAGAATGGCAGCCAGTCCAGAGTCGTGAGCGAACGTTATGTCGATGAAGGCGCCATGCTGACGGCCAATGCACCCATTGCATCGATCATAGATATCCGTACGCTCAAAGCCGTGATTCACGTTATCGAACGGGACTATCCGCGAGTCAGGGCGGGACAGGGTGCCGTCACTACCACCGATGCATATCCCGACAGAATATTTACCGGCACTATTGAACGCATCGCACCTATTTTGAAGGAAGCCTCTCGTCAGGCGAGGGTCGAAATTAATGTTCCCAATCCCGATAAACTTCTCAAGCCGGGCATGTTTGTAAGAGTTCAGATAGAATTTGACCGCCACGATAATGCAACGGTCGTTCCAGTCAACGCCCTGATAAAAAGCAATGGACTGAGGAGCGTTTACCTCGCAGACACGGAAAAGATGAGGGCAAAACTAATACCGGTGGAAGTAGGCATAATCAGCGGGGACACGGCAGAGATCGTCAAGCCGGCCATTTCCGGATTCGTCGTAACCGTTGGACAACACCTTCTTGAGGACGATTCTCCGATTACATTACCGGAGAAAAAATAA